The Amblyraja radiata isolate CabotCenter1 chromosome 1, sAmbRad1.1.pri, whole genome shotgun sequence genome contains a region encoding:
- the ccng2 gene encoding cyclin-G2: MKDLFSHEHNNEAYKLLKQINHYLEQESKFLPRPRGLDAIESTLENDDCVSPKLRDAKVEDLRSLTRFFGCSTETFVLAVNLLDRFLSFMKVRPKHLPCLGMSVFHLAAKAIEEECNIPSEHDLLRISHCKFTVSDLKRMEKIVYEKLNGELKAVTAFHFLHLYHALARYHITEGKEYLILDKLEAQLKACSCRFVFSKAKPSVLALSLLTLEVENLKSVDLFEIILRVQKHSKINHRDLTYWRALVSKCLADYSSPECCKPDNKKLVWIVSRRTARHLQNSYYSVPELPTIPEAGCYSEMGSDDSCEEMSCGESSLSSSPRSDTAEEFFPEDFVHQSKWQNLCYRTPSANSL, encoded by the exons ATGAAAGATCTATTTTCACATGAGCACAACAATGAAGCGTATAAACTATTGAAGCAAATAAACCATTACTTGGAACAAGAATCCAAATTTTTACCACGGCCAAGAGGTCTTGATGCAATAGAATCCACCTTGGAG AATGATGATTGTGTCTCTCCGAAGTTAAGAGATGCTAAAGTGGAAGATCTCCGGAGCTTGACCAGGTTCTTTGGCTGCAGTACAGAGACTTTTGTTTTGGCAGTTAATCTCCTGGACCGATTTCTGTCCTTCATGAAG GTGCGACCTAAACACCTGCCTTGTCTTGGAATGAGTGTCTTCCATCTCGCAGCAAAGGCCATTGAGGAAGAATGCAATATTCCTTCTGAACATGATCTGCTCCGCATTAGCCACTGCAAGTTTACTGTGTCTGATCTCAAGCGAATGGAAAAGATTGTCTATGAAAAGCTAAATGGAGAACTCAAGGCTGTCACGGCCTTTCATTTTCTACACCTGTATCACGCCCTGGCACGCTACCATATAACTGAAGG GAAAGAATATCTAATACTTGATAAACTGGAAGCACAACTGAAGGCCTGCAGCTGCCGATTTGTGTTTTCAAAAGCTAAA CCATCTGTATTGGCTTTGTCGCTTTTGACCCTTGAAGTTGAAAACTTGAAATCTGTAGACCTGTTTGAGATTATACTGCGTGTTCAAAAACATTCCAAA ataaaTCATCGTGACTTGACATACTGGCGTGCCCTGGTCTCGAAATGCCTGGCTGACTATTCTTCACCTGAATGCTGCAAACCTGACAACAAGAAGCTTGTGTGGATTGTTTCAAGGCGTACTGCCCGCCACTTGCAGAACAGTTACTATAGTGTTCCTGAACTGCCAACTATTCCAGAAGCCGGCTGTTACAGTGAAATGGGAAG TGACGATTCTTGTGAAGAAATGAGCTGTGGTGAAAGCAGTCTGAGCAGTTCCCCAAGGAGTGACACAGCAGAAGAGTTCTTCCCTGAAGACTTCGTGCATCAATCCAAGTGGCAAAATCTGTGCTACCGAACTCCATCTGCAAACTCTTTGTAG